Genomic segment of Arachnia propionica:
CAGGCGCCCGAGTGGTAGGAGTGCGACAGGTGACAGAACACCGTTCCCCTGACCCCCCGCTCCTCGATGGCCTTCAGGGCGGCGGCGACGGTTCTGGTGTGGATCTCGACGGCGTAGCGCCACGGCGTGGAGGTCTCGGAGACGTCGCAGATCATGCCGTGGTCCAGCATGAAATCGCGGATGTAGGGGGTGTCGTACTTCTTCTGGTCGTAGAGGGTGCCCGGCCCCTTGCCGACCCCCAGCCCGCCGTTGGCGCGCACGATCTTGCCGATGAGCCCTTTCTCGTAGGTGACGTGGTTCGCGGACCCCTCGAAACCGACGAAGGCCATGGCGATCTGCTCCAGGTCCCAGCCCTTGGCCAGCATGATCTTCTCGATGCCCTTGCTGAGCAGCGACGACAGCTTCGAGGAGCGTTTCCCGTTGGCCATGATGTACTGCGTCTCGATGGCGTCCGAGACGCGGGCCATCATGACGGAGGCGTCGGAGGAGACGATCTGCTCGCACGCCTTCAACCCGTCCTCGTAGGTGGGGAAGAAGTAGGCCTGGATTTCCCGCACCTCGGGGATGCGGTGCACGTTCACCCACGCGGAGGTGATGATCCCGAGGCGCCCCTCCGAACCCAGCACCATCTCGCGCACGCTCGGGCCGGAGGACGTCGACGGCAGCGGCCGCAGCGACAGGATCTGGCCGGGCATCACCATTCGCAGGCCGCGGCAGATGTCTGCTATGTCGCCGTACTTGTCGGACTGCATACCGGAGCTGCGGGTGGCGATCCACCCGCCCAGCGTCGACCACACGAACGAGTCGGGGTGGTGTCCCATCGTCCAGCCGCGGGCCTGGAGCTGTTCCTCCATGTCGGGGCCGAACACGCCCGCCTGGATGTGCGCCAGCCCGGACTGTTCGTCGATGGCGAGAACCTGGTTCATCCGTCCCAGGTTCACCGAGACCACCTGCCGCTGCTCGCCGGGTTCGGCCTCCAGGGCGGCGACGATGTTGGAGCCGCCACCGAACGGGATCACGACCGCGTCGGCCGCCACCACCGCGTCGACGATCCGCGCCACCTCGTCCTCGTTGGCGGGATAGACCACCACGTCGGGCAGCCGGCCGAAGTCGCCGGCGCGCACCCGCATCAGGTCGCGGACCCCCTTCCCGAGGCCGTGGATGACGCGGGTCTCGTCGTCGGACTGCACGTATTCGGCGCCGGAGATCCCGACCAGTGTGTCGCGCAGCTCCTTCTCCAGCCGCGACGGCGGGACGTCCAGGTCCGAGAGCTTCGGCAGTGGGGCGACGGGGGCGTTGATGTCGACGCCGACCAGTTTCTTCACGAAGGGAGCGAACTTCGGTTTGTCGTCGTGATGGTACGAACGGCCCTCCTCGCCCCAACCCCACCACTTGTGCTGCTTGACGCCGTCAATCATTGGTCCTCCTGGTGATCCTGCTGGTCGGCACGGGCCCGGGCATCCTCCGCCAGGGCGGTGATCTCGGTTTTCGCCGCCTTCTCCAAGGCGGCGGCTCGGGCGTACTCGTCGAGGGTTTTGGCCCCGTAGGCGCGGGCCGTGGTGTCGTGGAGTTCAAGCACCTGGCGGCGCATCCGTTCGTTGAACTCGTGGGCGATCTCGCCGGGCCGTGGTCTCAACGGCCGCCCGATGACGACGTGCACCACGGGACGTCCCTTGGGGAGGTGTTTCTGGCTGCTCGGCCAGGCAGCGTGCGCGCCGATCAGGGCGATCGGGACGGCTGGGATCTGCCGGGAGATGCACAGCGCCGCCACGCCCGGTTTGAACGGGGCCATCGCGCCCGTGCGGGAACGCGACCCCTCCGGGTAGATCAGCAGCGGCACCCCGGCGTCGAGAAGCGCCGCCGACATGCCCCTGACGTTGCGTTTCTTCGATTCCTTGTCCTTGCCCCGGTCGATGGGGTAGCCGTTGAAGAACAGCGACATCGGCCCGGCCTTCCACCACTTGTCGTAGAAGTAGTCGCGTGCCGCGCCCGCCGCCAGGTATTTCGAGATCCGGTTCGGCAACGCTCCGTAGATCAGGGGGGTGTCCAGGTGGGAGGAGTGGTTGGCGAACACCACGCAGGGCGCCTCCAGGCCTTCGAGGTTCGCCTTGCCGTGGACGTGGACGCGCAACAGCCGCCACATCGTCGGTTTCAGCAGCAGCATCTGCGCGGCCTGGCGGGTGGATGCATTCAGTTTGGAGGCGTGCTTGCCCGGTTTCGGGACCTTCGCCATGTCTCAGCGCTTCCTTCTGCTAGCGGACAGCTTTCGGGAGAACCAGCGGATGAATTTCCGAGGTCCGTGATCCGCGATGAACAACGACGCCTTCCAGCGTTTCGTCGGGACCGATTCGATGCGGCCCTTCTCGACGTCCCGCAGGCACTGCTTGACCAGGTTGTCTGCGTCGATCCACACGAACGACGGCAGGCTCGTGGCACTGATCCCCGCGCGCTGGTGGAACTCGGTGCGAACCCAGCCGGGCAGCAGCGTCGTCACCGTGACCCCGGTGCCGCTGAGCTCCAACGCCAGGCCCGTCGACCAAGTGCGCGCCCAAGCCTTGATGGCGGAGTAGTTGCCGGTGAAGATCGCGCCCGATGTGGAGGCGACGTTGACGATCCGGCCCCGGCCCCGCGCCTTCATGGCCCGGCCCGCGGCGCCGCCGAGGATCAGCATCGCCAGGCACATCACATCCATGGCGCGCTCGTGGAGTTCGATCTGGGAGGCGTCGATCAGCGAGGCGTGCAACCCGAAACCGGCGTTGTTGACGAGCATGTCGACGGGCTCGGTCTCGGATTCGAGGCGTTGCGCCACCCTCATCACGTCGTCGCGGACGGACAGGTCGGCGGGCAGCACCTCCACTTCTATTCCGTGCACCTCCGACAAGTCCGCGGCGGTGGTCTCCAGGCGGTCGTGGTTCCGGGCGACGAGCACCAGGTCGGTTCCTCGGGCGGCAAGTTCCTTGGCGAAGGCGTTGCCTATGCCGGCGGTCGCGCCCGTGATCAGTGCTCGTGCCATGGGGCAACGCTATCCCTCCCGGGCAAGCGGTGGGAAGTGCGCAACGGGGACGATGAACGCTACATCACGGGCCTAGTCGGGTTCCCACAAACCGGGGGCTTTCGCCTTGTCGTTTTCCTTGCCCGTCCGGTGGTCCCTCAGGCGGTGATGTCGAGGACCTCCTCCGGTGCGGCGCGGCGGGCGCGGCGCGGCGCACCGGAGACCGGGGCGGGACCGGCGTCGGCCTCGTTGGCCACCCCGAAGGGGACGTGTACCGACGGGGTGCGCAGGGCCCGGTCCAGGTGCTGACGCTGGTCGTCGAAGAACAGGTGGGGGTTCAGCACCTCCAGGATGGGGGCCTTCGGCAGGCCACCGAGGAAGAAGGCGTCGTCCACCTTGAGACCCCAGGCGCGGAGACTGTTCACGGCGCGTTCGTGTGCAGGTGCCGAACGGGCGGTCACCAGCGAGATGCGCAGCCGGGGTTCGTATCCCGAATCCCGCGACTTCAGCGTCGTCTCCTCCTCCTGGATGCGGTTCAGGCCCGCCAGGAAGGGAGCCAGGGGACCGGGGGAGAGGGGGACGTCGGCCAGTTCGGCCTCGCGCAGGGCGTAGCGTCCCATGCCCTCCTGGCGGAACACACGCTCCGAGGAGTCGTCGGCCAGGACGCCGTCGAAGTCGAAGGCGACCCGCAGTTCCCTGCCGACCTCGGGCATTGAACTGCCGCGCAGCACCGTGCCCGCCGGGTGCCCGGCCGCCAGGGCCTCGGAGACATCGTCGTGATTGGCCGACAGGAACAGCGACATCTCCAGCGCGGGCATGAACTCGAAAGCGGAACGCCCCTCCCGGAATGCCGCCCGGGTGATCGGCAGCCCCGCCGAGCTGATGGAACGCATCACCCGCAGCCCGGATTCGGCGCTGTTGCGGGACAGCACGATCACGTCCACCGCCTCGGCCAGCACGTCGTTGAGCCCGAGGAGACGGCGGATGAACGGCAGCGCGGGGCCGGCCGGCAGCGGCTGGTCCAGGCGCTCTTCCTGGTGTTCGCGATAGGCGGCGACGCCCTGCTCCCGGAACACGCGATCCGATTCGGTCAGGTCGAACAGCGCGCTGCTCGCCACGCCGATGGTCAGCAAGGTCATGCCGGACCTCCATTGACAAAAGTTTGGGGAAGTGTCGGCCAGAATACAGGCAAATACGCCCCAAAGTTAGCTCGCGGGGCAGGGTCGGAGTGTCGCTGATGGCCGCTCGGGGACCATTCGAAGCCGGTTGCGCCAGCTCGTGAGCGTTCCTTCTTTGAAGTTGGTTGAGCCAGCTTGTGAGCGAAGCGAGCGGCTGTGTCGAAACCATCTGGTGGTCGGGAGGTGGACTCGTCCACGGGTCCTTGGGTGTCCTCGCCGTGGTTTCGACTCGACCGGCTCGCTGGCGCTCGCTGGTCGGCTCAACCAGCTTCAATGAGGGCAAAGCTGGTTGGGTCAGCTTGTGGGCGTTCCTTCTTTGAAGTTGGTTGAGCCAGCTTGTGAGCGAAGCGAGCGGCTGTGTCGAAACCATCTGGTGGTCGGGAGGCGGACTCGTCCACGGGTCCTTGGGTGTCCTCGCCGTGGTTTCGACTCGACCAGCTTCAAAGAAAGCCAATGCTGGTTGAGCCAGCTCGTGGACGAGCAGGCCGGCTCAACCAGCTTTGGGAAGGGTCCCTCAGGCCCCGATGATGCGCAGGGTGTCCTGGGCCATGGCAAGTTCCTCGTTGGTGGGGACCACGAGGATCTTGACGGGGGAGTCGGGGGTGGAGATCACGCGCGGTTCCTTGGCGCGCACCGCGTTCTTCTCCTCGTCGATGACCAGGCCGAGGTGACGCAGCCGGTTGGAGGCCTCGCGGCGTACGAGGGAAGCGTTTTCGCCGATGCCCGCGGTGAACACCACCGCGTCCACCCCTCCCAGCACCGCGATGTAGGCGCCGATGTAGCTGATCAGGCGGTGGATGTAGACGTCCATCGCCAGGCGTGCTTCGGCGTCGCCCGCGTCGATCCGGGCCTCGACGTCGCGCATGTCGGTGTGGCCGCACATGCCGCCCATGCCGGACTGCTTGTTCAGCAGCGTGTCGATCTCGTCGATGGAATAGCCCTTGTCGGAGAGGAACTTGAAGATGCCCGGGTCGATGTCACCGGAGCGGGTG
This window contains:
- a CDS encoding FAD-binding oxidoreductase, translating into MIDGVKQHKWWGWGEEGRSYHHDDKPKFAPFVKKLVGVDINAPVAPLPKLSDLDVPPSRLEKELRDTLVGISGAEYVQSDDETRVIHGLGKGVRDLMRVRAGDFGRLPDVVVYPANEDEVARIVDAVVAADAVVIPFGGGSNIVAALEAEPGEQRQVVSVNLGRMNQVLAIDEQSGLAHIQAGVFGPDMEEQLQARGWTMGHHPDSFVWSTLGGWIATRSSGMQSDKYGDIADICRGLRMVMPGQILSLRPLPSTSSGPSVREMVLGSEGRLGIITSAWVNVHRIPEVREIQAYFFPTYEDGLKACEQIVSSDASVMMARVSDAIETQYIMANGKRSSKLSSLLSKGIEKIMLAKGWDLEQIAMAFVGFEGSANHVTYEKGLIGKIVRANGGLGVGKGPGTLYDQKKYDTPYIRDFMLDHGMICDVSETSTPWRYAVEIHTRTVAAALKAIEERGVRGTVFCHLSHSYHSGACQYFTFAIADDSDGAMDTYDAVKRAIQQSFMDCRGTVSHHHGVGEEHSPWMDQDISPAGVFIQRTLFEGVDPGRNLNPGKIVHEGRPGISSNSRDA
- a CDS encoding lysophospholipid acyltransferase family protein, with product MAKVPKPGKHASKLNASTRQAAQMLLLKPTMWRLLRVHVHGKANLEGLEAPCVVFANHSSHLDTPLIYGALPNRISKYLAAGAARDYFYDKWWKAGPMSLFFNGYPIDRGKDKESKKRNVRGMSAALLDAGVPLLIYPEGSRSRTGAMAPFKPGVAALCISRQIPAVPIALIGAHAAWPSSQKHLPKGRPVVHVVIGRPLRPRPGEIAHEFNERMRRQVLELHDTTARAYGAKTLDEYARAAALEKAAKTEITALAEDARARADQQDHQEDQ
- a CDS encoding SDR family NAD(P)-dependent oxidoreductase, which encodes MARALITGATAGIGNAFAKELAARGTDLVLVARNHDRLETTAADLSEVHGIEVEVLPADLSVRDDVMRVAQRLESETEPVDMLVNNAGFGLHASLIDASQIELHERAMDVMCLAMLILGGAAGRAMKARGRGRIVNVASTSGAIFTGNYSAIKAWARTWSTGLALELSGTGVTVTTLLPGWVRTEFHQRAGISATSLPSFVWIDADNLVKQCLRDVEKGRIESVPTKRWKASLFIADHGPRKFIRWFSRKLSASRRKR
- a CDS encoding 5'-nucleotidase yields the protein MTLLTIGVASSALFDLTESDRVFREQGVAAYREHQEERLDQPLPAGPALPFIRRLLGLNDVLAEAVDVIVLSRNSAESGLRVMRSISSAGLPITRAAFREGRSAFEFMPALEMSLFLSANHDDVSEALAAGHPAGTVLRGSSMPEVGRELRVAFDFDGVLADDSSERVFRQEGMGRYALREAELADVPLSPGPLAPFLAGLNRIQEEETTLKSRDSGYEPRLRISLVTARSAPAHERAVNSLRAWGLKVDDAFFLGGLPKAPILEVLNPHLFFDDQRQHLDRALRTPSVHVPFGVANEADAGPAPVSGAPRRARRAAPEEVLDITA